The sequence GCGATCAGCCGCTCCGCGGTGCGCAGCGCGGCCGACGTCATGATGTCCAGGTTTCCCGCGTACGTGGGCAGGTAGTGCCCGGCGCCCGAGACCTCCAGGAAGGTCGAGACCTGCAGCCCGGTGAGGCGTCGACCGAGCGCCGGCAGGTAGCTGTCCACCCGGTCGAACTGCACATCCTGTTTCAGGCAGTAACCGGGGACATACTCCTGTACGGCACGGACCATGTCGGCGATGGCCGCGGCGATCGCGCTTCGGTCCGCGTCGGTGTCCGGACAGAGGCAGTACACGGTGTCCCGCATCAGCAGCGGCGGATCCGCTGGGTTGAGCACGATGATGGCCTTGCCCAGCTCGGCGCCGCCGACAACCTCGATCGCCCGGGCGGTGGTCTCGGTGAACTCGTCGATGTTGGCCCGGGTGCCCGGCCCGGCCGACTTCGCGGCGATCGAGGCGACGATCTCCCCGTACGTGACCGGGGTGACCCGGCCGACGGCGGCGACGATCGGCACGGTCGCCTGCCCGCCGCAAGTGACCATGTTGACGTTGGTCTCCCGCAGGTGCTCATCGAGATTGACCGGCGGTACCACGTACGGCCCGACCGCCGCGGGGGTCAGGTCGACCACGGTCCGACCGTGGGCACGCAGCACGGCGTCGTGATGTCGGTGGGCCCCGGCCGAGGTGGCGTCGAAGACCAGCGCCACGTCGGCGAACTCGGGCAGCGCCACGAGCCCCGCCACCCCCTCGGCGGTGGTGGTGACGCCGAGTCGCCGGGCCCGGGCCAGCCCATCGGAGTCCGGGTCGATACCCGCCATGGCGACCATCCGCAGGCTGTCGCTGAGCCGCAGAACTTTGATCATCAAGTCGGTCCCGATATTCCCGGAACCGAGTACTGCCACCCCGACGCTCACTGTTCGACCTCCTTCGCGAAGCAGGTACGTACCGATCCGAGGCCGGAGATCCGCGCCTCGTACGCGGCGCCGGGCGTCACCGGCACCAACGGGCCGAGCGCCCCGGAGAGCACCACGTCACCCGCCCGGAGCGGATCACCGGAGCGGGCCAGGGTCCGCGCCAGCCAGGCCAGCGCGTGCAGCGGGTTACCGAGGCAGGCGGCGGCGGCACCGACCGAGACCGGATCTCCGCCCTGCTCCAGAACCATGCCGGCGAGGCGCAGATCCACATCGGCGAGCCGGCGGGGCGTGGTACCCAGCACGAACAGCCCACTGGACGCGTTGTCCGCGATGGTGTCCACGATGGTGATGTCCCAGCCGGCGATCCGGGAGTCGACAATCTCGATCGCCGGTAGCAGGTGATCGACCGCCCGGATCAGGTCGGCGGTGGTGATCCGCTCGTCCGGCAGGTCCGCGCCGAGCACGAACGCGATCTCGGCCTCCACCCGGGGCTGGAGCAGCCGACCAGGCGGCACCTCCCCGCCGTCGGGCACCGCCGTATCCTCGGTCAGCACCCCGAAGTCCGGCTGGTAGACGCCGAGGCTCTCCTGCACGGCAGCAGAGGTCAGACCAATCTTGGCGCCGACTCGCCGGTGCCCACGCCGCAGCCACTGGCGCACCTGCGCCTGTTGCACGAGGTACGCCGAGTCAATGTCCCCGTCGGGGACAAGCCGCCCACGCAGCGGAGGACAGGGTTTGCCGCTCTCCCGAGCCTCGGTGAGCTCCCGGGCGGCGTTCTCGTAATCGACGGTCATGTCAGGTCCACACAGACGTTGGTGAGCTCGGAATAGAAACCCAGCGAATGAACGCCGCCCTCGCGGCCGACGCCGGAGGACTTCACCCCACCGAACGGGGTACGCAGGTCACGCAGGTACCAGGTGTTGACCCAGACGATTCCCGCGTCCAACCGGGCACCGGCCCGGTGGGCCCGGCCCACGTCTCGGGTCCACACCGCCGCCGCCAGGCCGTACTCGGTGCCGTTGGCCAGCGCGTACGCCTCCTCCTCGTCGTCGAAGGGCGCCACGTGCACGACCGGGCCGAAGATCTCCTCCCGGTTGGTTCGCGCGTCCGGGCCGAGCCCGGCGAGCACCGTCGGCTGGATGTACGCGCCGCCGTCGCGGGCGTCACCGAAGCGCGGCGTACCGCCGCCGGCGAGGACCTGCGCCCCCTCGGCTCGGGCCAGTTCGTAGTGGCCGAGCACCTTCTCCCGGTGAACGGGCGAGATCAGCGGCATGTTTGCCGTGGCCTCGTCGACGGGCCACCCGTACGGCAGTTCGGCGGCCCGCTCGGCCAGCCGGGCGGTGAACTCCGCGAAGACCGGACGCTGCACGTAGATGCGTTCGGTGCAGAGGCAGACCTGGCCACCGTTGGTGAAGCTGGACCGCACCGAGCCGGCCACCGCCGCCGACAGGTCGGCGTCGGCGAAGACCAGCCCGGCGTTCTTGCCACCCAGCTCGAAGGAGACCGCCTTCACCCCGTCGGAAGCGGCCCGCATGATGGCTCCGCCGGTGGTTGACTCGCCGGTGAAGGTGATCGCGTTGACGTCGGGGTGCGAGGTAAGAAACTCCCCCGCCGAGCCGGGCCCGAAGCCGTGCACGACGTTGAAGACGCCCTCGGGCACGCCGGCGGCGGCCATCACCTCGGCGAGCAGGGTCGCCGAGGCGGGTGTCTCCTCACTGGGCTTGACCACCACCGCGTTGCCACACGCCAACGCGGGCGCGACCTTCCAGGTGAGCAGGAGCAACGGCAGGTTCCACGGGACGATCACCGCGACCACGCCGACTGGCTTGCGGAGCGCGTAGTTCAGCGCACGGCCACCGGATGGGGTACGGGTGCTGAACGACTCGGTCGGTGTGGTCGCCGCGATCTCGGCGAAGGCACGGAAGTTGGCCGCGCCGCGCGGGATGTCCAGGGTCCGGGCCTGCGAAATCGTCTTGCCGGTGTCCGCCACCTCAGCGGTGACCAGGTCATCAAAGCGGCGCTCCAGTTCGTCGGCGATCCGGAGCAGCACCTCGGCGCGCTCTCGTTCGCCGAGCCGACCCCACGGGCCACGCAGCGCCGCACGCGCGGCGGCCACCGCGTCGTCCACTCCGGCCTGATCCGCCTCGACGACCTCGAAGAGCGGCTCCCCGGTAACCGGGCTGTGCTTGGTGAAACGGCGACCCGAGTCGACGAACTCGCCAGCGATGAAGTTGGGCAGCAGGGCCGTCCCGCCCGGCGCCTGGCCCTGCATCTGGCGCGCATCCCACCGGGTCATCCGCGCCTCCCTCGACGAAACGCAGCCCCGACCACGCCAGCCAGGAGAGCCGCCGCGCCCCCGGCCACCGCACCCAGCAGTTGGTGCTGGCGACGGACCCGGCGGCGCACCTGCGCGTACGGGGTGGTCGAGAAGGAGACCAGCTCGTACCGGGACACGTACCGACCGGGCAGCGCCCGCTCCAGCGTCTGCTCCACCCGTCGGCCGAGCTGAAACAACGGCGAGGCGACCCGGTCGCGCATCTCGACGAAGTTGGCCAGCGCCATCCGGGCGATCGCCTCGGCATTGGCCTGCCGGCGGTGGTGGAACAGCGGTAGCGCGGCGGACCAGTCGTCGGCGCACTCGTCGAGGCAGCGGTCCAGCTCCACCACGTCCTCGAAGGCACAGTTGGCGCCCTGCCCGTAGAACGGGACGATGGCGTGCGCCGCGTCACCGAGCAGCCCGACTCTCCCATTCACCTGCCAGGGGGCACAGCGGACGGTGCCGAGCACTCCGACCGGATTGTGGAGGTAGTCGTCAACCAGGTTCGGCGCGAGTGGGAGCAGGTCCGGGTAGTGCTGCGCGAAGTGTTGCTCGATCGCCGCCGGACTGCCCAGTGAGGCGAAGCTCGCGGTGCCGTGGGTGGGCCAGAAGAGCGTACAGGTGAAGGAGCGGTCCGGGTTCGGCAACGCGATCATCATCGACGTGCCCCGCGGCCAGATGTGCAGTGCCTCCGGGTCCAGCGCGAAGGTCCCGCCCAGCGGGGGAATGGTCAGCTCCTTGTAGCCGTAGTCGAGAAAGTCCAGACTCTCCCGCAGCAGGCCGTGGCCGAGGAGCTGGCCACGAACCGCCGAACCAGCCCCGTCGGCGCCCAGGACCACCGACGCGGCAGCGGTGACCTTCCCCTGTGGGGTTTCGAAGGTCATCTCCCCGGTAGCCGGGTCGAGGTCGACCAGCCGGTGGTCGAAGGCGACCCGCACGCCCGGCAACGCGGCAGCCTCGGTCAGCAGGGCGTTGTTCAGCGCCCCCCGACTGATCGAGTTGATCGCCCGATCCCCGGCCGCGCTGTACGCCTGAAACTGCGGCTCGCCGTCCACCGGGTGAATCATTCGGCCCCGCATCGGCAACGCGTCGGCCATCACCCGGGCGTCCAGGCCGATCCGGCGCAGCGCGTCCAACCCTCGTTCGGAGAGCGCCAGGTTGATGGAGCGACCCCGGTCAACCGGACCGGTCCGTGGGTCGGGACGGCGTTCGTAGAGGGCCACCGGATAGCCTCGCCGGGCCAGGAAGGCGGCGAGCAGGCAGCCGGAGAGTCCGGCGCCGACAACGGCGACCTCAGTGTGCTCTGTGCTCATCAGTGCACCTCCACCGTCGCGGCCAACGCGTCGGCCACCCGCCAGCAATCGTGGTATGTCGAGTAAAGCGGCACCGGTGCGAACCGGACAACATCTGGCTCTCGAGCGTCTGCGACAACCCCGTGCTCCAACCGCAGCCGCTTCGCCAACTCGGCGGCGCTGCCAGTGCCGATTCGCACCGAAAGCTGTGCGCCACGGCGGTCCGGGTCGCGCGGAGTGACCACTGCCAGGGGCCGGCCCGGAGTGACCTGGTCCAGCAGCCACTCCAGGTAGCCGGTCAGCCGGACACTGCGCTCCCGCAACGCCGTCATGCCGACCGAGTCGAAGACCTCCAGCGACGTGCGCACCGGCCCCATCGCGAGGATCGGTGGGTTGGAGACCTGCCAGGCCTCCGCCGTCGCCGGCGGTCGGGCAACCGGCGACATCTCGAACCGGGTAGCCGCCTCGGTACTCCACCAGCCCTCGAACCGGGGCAGCGTCGGATCGGCGAGGTGGCGCTCGTGGACGAACACTCCGGAGAGCCCGCCCGGCCCGGAGTTCAGGTACTTGTAGGAGCACCACGCCGCGAAGTCGACATCCCAGTCGTGCAGGGCCAGGGGCACGTTTCCCGCGGCGTGCGCCAGATCCCAGCCGACCACCGCGCCGGCCGCCCGACCAGCTGCGGTGATCTCCGGGATCTCCATCAGCTCGCCGGTCAGGTAGTTGACCCCGCCGAGGAGCACCAACGCGATCGTGTCACCCTCCGCCGCGAGCAGGTCACGCACGTCGGCGGTACGCAGGGTGTCCTCACCGGGACGGGGAGCCAGGCGCACCACCGTGCTGTCCGGGTCAAGGCCGTGGAACCGGGCCTGGCTACGGACGGCGTAGCTGTCCGAGGGAAAGGCGCTGTCCTCGATGACGATCCGGGTACGGACGCCGGTCGGCCGGTAGAAGCTCACCATCAGCAGGTGCAGGTTGACAGTGAGGGAGTTCATCACCACCACCTCTGCCGGCCGGGCTCCGACCAGCCGGGCGGTCGGTGCGGTCAGCAACTCGTGGTAGGGCAGCCACGGGCGATCGGCCGCCAGGTGTCCCTCCACCCCGAGACGGCGCCAAGCCTCCAGATCGGCGAACAACTCGTCCCGGGTCGCCCGGGGCTGTAGGCCCAGCGAGTTCCCGGCCAGGTATGCCGCCTGCTGGTAGCGCCCGCCGTCGGCGGGCGGGACGTGGAACAGGTGCCGGTGGCCGGGGTCCGCGGTGTCCAGGCGGTTTGCCGCCTTCTCCTCCTGGATCAGCTCTTCCTCGCGCATGCGTTCGCTCCGCTCCCCGCTCACATCGCGGTCCGGGCCGACCACAGCTCCGGGAAGACCACCCGGGCCATGCTCCGTTGTAGCCAGGCCAGTCCAGCCGAGCCACCGCTACCGACCTTGGCGCCCATCGTCCGCTGCACCGCCTTGACGTGGTACCAGCGCCAGTCGCCGAACCCCTCGGCCACCTCGGTCAACGCCTCGCCGAGCAGCCGAAGCTGGTCATCCGGGCTGGCGGTGTAGATTCGCACCCAGGCGGCCTCCACCGCCGGATGCGGCTGGTGCTCCTCGGCGACGTCGCGGCCGAGAAGCTCCTGAGGAAGATCATGGCCGTGCCGGGCGAGCAGAGCGAGCACGTCGTCCCAGAGGCTGGGAGCGTTCAGGGCAGCGGTCAGTTCGGCGTGCACCTCGACCTGCCGACGGAACGGACGGATCAGGGCGGGGTCGCGGAGACCCAGCAGGAGTTCCAGGTGGCGATACATCGCCGACTGGAAGCCCGAGCCCTCGCCGAGGAGATTGCGGAACCGGTTGAAGTCGGCGGGAGTCATCCAGCGCAGGCTCCGCCAGGCCGCGTTCAGCCCGTCCAGGTGCAGGGCGGCGCGACGCAGCGGGGCCAGGGCATCCCGAATCTGGTCCGCGCGTAGCAGCCGCTGGATCTCGCGCAGTTCGTGACAGATCAGATTGAAGTACAGCTCCATGATCTGACTGGTCACGAGGAAGGACATCTCGCCCGGGTCGCTGCTCAGCGGCGTCTGCAATCGGTGCAGGGTGCTGGCCTGGACGTAGGCGTCGTACGGGATCCGTCCAGTGAACTCCAGGGTGGGCTCACCGCCGTTGCGGGCGGCTCGGGTAGCGCGTTGCCGCGGGGTTGCCGGCCGCACCTCCGCCGCGGTGGTCGCCCGTAGTTCTGTTCGTTCCACCAGTCCGCTCCCTCCGCTCGAGCCGGCCATCCGGCCGTACTGCGGTAGCGGTCATGATGCCGTGACCGGTCGCGCCAGTGGAATGCCGAGACAACGGCTATCACGGCGGTTCACCTACCAATCGCAAGGTGATACCCCAATTCCGCTTGGAGAACGTAAGGTTCCGTAGTGTGGACGAGATGGACTGGGCCCTGCTGAGCGAACTACAGGCCGACGCTCGGCTGTCGTACAGCGAACTGTCCCGCCGGGTACACCTCTCCCCGCCAGCGGTAGCCGAGCGGGTACGTCGGTTGGAGGATGCCGGCGTCATCACCGGCTATCACGCACACGTGGATCTGGCTCGAGCCGGGCGAACGGTGGTCGCGCTGATCCGCATGTCCTGCTACGGAGCCCGCTGCGTCCTCAACAGCCCGGAGATCACGGGCTGGCCGGAGATCATGCAGATCCATCGGATCACCGGCGACGCATGCAGCATGCTGACCGTCACCGCCGGCTCGATCGAGGAGTTCGAGGCGGTCATTGATCGACTCGCCCCGTACGGCCAGCCCTCCAGCACGATGGTGCTCTCCACCCCACTCGGCTGGCGTCCGGTCACTCCACCCGGTTCCGATGGCAGTGAAGCCCCGTCCCGCCGCCGCTGACCACCCGTGAGGGTTTGCCCGGAAGCCAGTGGGAAAGCAGGCCGCGGTACCCGGGGAGGGTCCGGTGATCGGCACCGGGAGGGGGAATCATGCGGGGTCATCGCGTACTCGCCATGCTGGCCTTGGTGGCGGCGTTCGTCCTGTTCGGTGGCGCACCCGCCAGCGCCGGTGAGCACACCTTCATCGAGGTCACGCCGAATCCGGCGCAGTCTGGCACCCGCGTCGACATCCGGGCCAGCTGCGACAAGGACAACAACCGTCGGGCGACGGTGCACTCGGATGCCTTCGGTGGCCAGGTCTTCCTCCAGCCCAACAACGGCTTCCTCACCGGCCACGCCACCATCCCGGGCAGTAAGGGACCTGGCGACTACCGGGTCGAGCTGCGCTGCGACAACAACAAGACCGCCAACACGACGCTGACGGTGCTCAACATGTCACAGCCGACCAAGGGACCGGCGACCGGAGGCGGCGGCACCGCCGTCGGCCGTACCGGCTCCTACCTGCTGATCGGGGGCGTGGTCGCGGCGGCGCTGGCCGTCGGCTTCGGCTTCTTCGGTAACCGCCGCACCGGGAACGGTGCCTGACCCGCCCCGCCACCATGGCCCGAGCAGACAGGCGTACGCGACAGCGGGCCGTCCGGGCGGGCGCCCGGCGGGCGGTGTCGGCCGCAGCCCAGCTCGCCGCCGGGACCGCCCGCCGGCTGCGCCGAGCCGCTGGGCAGGCGTCCGCGGCGAGCGTCGTCACCACCGACCCGGCCACCGAGCCACTGCCCCCGGGTCCGCGCCAACGCTGGGTACGGGCCCGGCGACGGCTGGGATTCTCCCGGAGCCCCGGGATACCCGTGCTGGTCATTGGGGCCCTGATGATACTGATCATCGCCATGCTCGGGGTGGAGCAGGTGACCGGCGTCAGCGTCCTCCCGGAGCGGTTCACCGCCGGCCTGCGACCACCACCGAAGAAGTTTCCGGTGCTACCAGCGAGCGATCCGGTCGCCGTCGAGATCGAGGCCATCGATGTCACGGCCCCGGTGCACAGCGTCGGGTTGGCACCGGACGGCACCATCGCGGCGCCGGACGCGGCTCGCGCCCAGGAGGCGGGCTGGTACGACCAGGGCCCCACGCCCGGGCAGTACGGTCCCGCGGTCCTCGTCGGGCACGTGGACACCGACACGGGACCGGCGGTCTTCCAGGGGCTACGTGACCTCCGCGCTGGTGACCGGGTCGAGGTGAACCGGACCGACGGGCAGGTCGCGGTCTTCGAGGTCAACTCGGTGGAGCGGTTCGACAAGGAACGGTTCCCGACCGACCAGGTGTTCGGGGACTTCGACCGACCAAACCTACGGCTGGTGACCTGCGGCGGCCGATGGGTTGGCGGCCAGACCGGCTACGCCGACAATGTGGTGGTCTTCGCCTCGCTGGTCGAGGCGCGGGACGGCTGAGCCACCGGGCGAGGCCGCTCAGGCGGCTTCGGGCTCGCGCAGGTCGAGCCAGTCGACCCAACGCGGGTCGGGAGGTCGGTGGCCGAGTACCCGCCATGCGATGCCTTTCGGCGCCGTCGGCGGGGCGGGGAGCCGCCAGCCCAGTTCGGCCGGCGTCTTGTCGCCCTTGGTGTGGTTGCACCGGGCGCACGCCGCCACCACGTTCTCCCAGGAGTGCCGACCACCGCGGCTCCGCGGGAGGACATGATCGATGGTCTCCGCCGGGCCCCGGCAGTAGGCGCAACGCCACCCGTCCCGCGCGAAGATCGCCCGCCGGGACAGCCCGACGTGGGCCCGAAACGGCACCCGGACGAAGCGGGTGAGCCGGACGACCGAGGGCACCGGCAGCGAGTCGCGGGCGCTGTGCAGGACGCCGTCACCATCGGCGACGCAGACAGCCTTGGCGGTGAGCACCAGGATCGCCGCACGCCGGACCGACACGACACACAGGGGCTCGTAGGTGGCGTTGAGGACCAGCGCGCCGGAGCCCACCGTGGGTCGTATGTCAGGCATCGCGCTCACCCCTCCGGTTCAGCGCCCCTTGCTCGCACTGCCGGACGGAAACGGGCGCAGCGACCCACCGGCCGGACGTCGACTCCCGGATGATCGCCGTCCGTGCGCCAATCGTCCCTGATAAGGCTCGGGATTGCACGTGTTAATCCCGGGTACCCCGCCGGGGCTGACCGGAGACAACGGCCCGGGCCCATCGGTCGCGTTTCGCCCTCGTCGGCGGGCCGCGCGCGGGGACCGGAGCCAGCTGCGGTACGAAGGCAGGGTGGATGTCTCCATCGTTTCGGCCGCGACCACCGACTCCCTCGCCACCGAGGAACCCAGCACGGAGTGTCTCCAGGAACCCCTCTGCACCGCTCTTTACGATCTGACCGGCGCCGTGTGGTTCGCCGAGGGCAGCTACTGGATCTTGATCAAGCCACTCCGCATCGCACTGATCCTGGTACTGGCCTTGGTGGCCCGATGGCTGATCAGCCGGACTATCAAGCGACTCGTCCGCAGCACCAGCAGTGCGGGCATGCCCACGATGCTGCGACCGTTGCGGGAGCGGATCCCCACCGCGGCCACCGAGCCGGGTGAGTTCGTGCCGGAGCGACGCCGACAGCGCGCCGAGGCGATCGGGTCGGTGCTGCGGAGCCTCTCCACGGCATTCATCTTCGGCATCGCGTTGCTGATGGTGCTCAAGGAGTTCAGTTTCGACCTGGCGCCGCTGCTCGCCAGCGCTGGCATCGTCGGGGTGGCCCTGGGCTTCGGCGCGCAGAGCCTGGTGAAGGACCTGATCGCCGGGCTGTTCATGTTGATCGAGGACCAGTACGGCGTCGGGGACACGGTCGACTTCGGTGAGGCGACCGGCTTTGTGGAGTCCGTCGGCCTGCGGGTGACGACGGTACGCGACGCGCGCGGAGTCCTCTGGTACATCCGCAACGGAGAAATCATCCGGGTTGGCAACAAGAGTCAGGGCTGGGCACTGGTCGTGGTGGACCTGCCGATCGGCTTCGCCAGCACCGAGGAGGCGACGGCGGTACTGCGGGGCGCAGCCGCGTCGGTCGCGGTGGACCCGGAGCTCGCGGCGGAGATCATCGAACCGCCCGAAGTACTGGGCGTCGAGCAGATGACGATGGACGGCGCGGTCATCCGCACCGTGGTGAAGACAACGGCGGACGGCCAGTTCGTCGTCGGCCGGCAGCTGCGTCGCCGACTGGCCGGCGCGCTGGAGAACTCCGGCTTCACCGACAAGATCGCCGCTGCTCGGTTCCCGGGTCTGCCGACGCAGGCCCCCCGGATGAGCGGCGCCAGTGGCACGCCATGACCGAAGCGGCGAATACGGTCAACCGCCCCTTCGACTATCATCCGTTCGTTCAGTCGGCGATCCGACGATCAACCATTTCGCCCTGGCTGGTTGTCGATAAGTCCGGCAGAATCCGAAACAGCTCTGCGGCAGCGAAGGACCTTCCTCGCTGATCGACGAATCGGATGATCTTCCCGGCTCAGTTCATCAGAAATGCCTGGTCTGGGAACGATGGAGGCGATGGTGCCCAACGGCCGACCTTCTCCAGCCCGTCCGGCCACCTTCAGCGAGGTGTTCGCCCAGCGCGAGTACCGGTTTGTTCTGACGGCCGGAGTTCTCTCCTGGGTTGGTGACTACCTCGCGAAGGCTGCGGTGACCCTCCTGGTCTACCGGGAGACCGAGTCGGTGGCCCTCTCCGCGGCGGCATTCGCCATCAGCTACCTGCCCTGGCTGATCGGCGGTCCCCTGCTCGCGACCCTCGCCGAACGGCATCCGCACCGGCCTGTGATGATCATGTGCGACCTGCTGCGGATGGTTCTGCTGCTGGTCATCGCGGTGCCGGGGATGCCGACTCCGCTGATCCTGGCGCTCCTTTTCACCGCCACCCTCGCCAACCCGCCGAGTCAGGCCGCCCGGTCGGCGCTGCTGCCACGGATCCTGACCGGCGACCGCCTCGTGGTCGGGTTGTCGATCAACGCCAGCGTCGGTCAGGCGGCCCAGGTTGTTGGCTACCTGGTCGGCGCGGCGATCGCAGCGGCCAGCCCCACCCTCGCCCTGCTGACCACCTCGGCGACCTACGCCGTATCCGCCACGCTGATCCGCCTCGGGGTGGTCGCCCGGCCGACGGCGATGAAGGCCGCGCACCGCAGTCATCTGCTACGGGAGACCAGCCAGGGATTCCGCATGGTCTTCGGCCAACCCGTGCTGCGCGCCATCGCAATCCTCGTGTTCAGCGCCATGCTCTTCTCCATCGTCCCGGAAGGGCTGGCGGCGGCGTGGGCCGGTCGACACGCCGACGACATGGACCAGGGCCTCGCCCAGGCGGTCATCATGGCCGCCAGCCCGGTCGGGTTCATCCTCGGCGGCCTCATCGTCGGCCGCCTGGTCGCACCGGCCCGGCGGATCGCGCTGATGCGTCCGCTGGCAGTGCTCGCTCCGCTGATTCTGGTTCCCGCTCTGCTCGACCCGTCGCCACTGGTGGTGGCGCTACTGGCCGCCGGGTGCGGATTCGCCGTCGCCGGGCTGCTCCCAACAGCCAACGGCCTGTTCGTACAGGCTCTGCCGGACGGCTTCCGGGCTCGCGCCTTCGGTGTCATGGCCTCCGGCATGCAGGTGATCCAGGGCCTGGCGGTTCTGGTCACCGGGCTGCTCGCCGAGCGGTTCTCCATCCCGCTCGTGGTCGGCCTTTGGAGTAGCGCTGGGGTGCTACTGATGACCGTCGCGGTACTGTCGTGGCCGAGTCGAGCGACCGTGGACGCCGCGATCACAGCGGCTTCGCGAGCCGACGCACCCGATCCGGTGCCGGCACCACCCGGCCCCCGGCCGGAACCAGACCGCCCCGGGGACCAGCCGGTCGACAACCCGGAGGACGTGGGCCAGCGGGACGCCGGGGAACGGCATCGCAACGTGGTGTCCTGACCGGGTCGGCGGCAGGCCGGGGAGGTGATCCGGCCCACGTCTGGCCAGCGACGGGCAGCCACCGAAACCTGGCAGGATGGAAGCGTGCATCCCGCAGGTGAATCCGGCAACCCCGGCCCATCAACGAGTTTCTTCGATGCGGTTGGCGGCGAGCCCACCTTCCGTAAGCTGGTGGACGAGTTCTATGCGGGCGTCGCCGACGACCCGCTGCTGCGTCCGATGTATCCAGAGGAGGATCTGGGGCCCGCAGCGGAGCGGCTCACCCTGTTCCTGATGCAGTACTGGGGTGGGCCGAACACCTACTCCGCCCAGCGGGGGCACCCGCGACTACGGATGCGGCACGCACCGTTTCGGATCGGGGCGGCGGAACGGGACGCCTGGCTGCGGCACATGCGCCAGGCGGTGGACCGGCTGGACCTGCCGCCGGAGCTCGCCACCGCTCTCTGGGACTACCTGGAGCGGGCCGCGTACTTCATGGTGAACGCACTGGAGGACCCGGCCGCGCCGGCGTGACCTGGGAGGCCTGGGGTCAGAGCAGGGCCCCTTCGTCGTGCAGCCAGTCAACAAAGCTGGTGGCTACCGCCGCCCCGCAGTCGAGCATCTCGACCAGGAGCGCGTCGTGCACGCCAGCGGCGAACGGCACCTGAAGCTCGGCATAGATGGGGAGCTGGCCGCGTTCGGACGGATCTCCGATGTATGCCTTGCAGAAGCGACGGGTGTGGTTCCACTCGTTGACCACCCGGTAGGCCCGATCCTCCCAATCCGGCGGGACGGTCGCATGCGGCCGAACGCGCAGCACCAGGATCTCGTCGTCCGGGCCCTCGAGCGCGACCAGGACCGCGTGCCTTTCCCACATCGCCAGCAGGTTTCCGTCGCCGTCGGCCAGGTAGCGCACGTCGAGCCCGTCCAGAGCGGCGCAGATCCGGCTGAGCGTGACCGGTGCGACCGTGGCAGATGCGTCAACGGCCGGGGGACGGTCGACTCCCGCGTAATTGTCGCCCGGCTGTCGGGGAGCCGGCGGGCTGACCCGAACCGCCTCCTCCACTGTGACCCTGCTCCGGCTGCCCGGCTCACCGCCGTCAGCGGGACCGGGGCGCCACGACCACCACGGCATCGCTCACCCACCTCACTCCCCAGCAGATCCAGCGGCTAACGCTGCGTTGGATCCGAGGATGGACGGTACCCGGACAGCCGGGAAGAAGCACCCCCCTAATGAGCCCCCCAAGACAGAAGGACGATGGGGGGTCACCCGAACTGCTGACCCAGAATAGGCCGAACAGTCAGATCTGTCACCCTCTGCAACCATACTGCTCCGTAGGGGCCGACCAGGCCAACCCATTGGCCAACAGCCCGGACCTGCACCCCACCGGATGCCTCTGGCGCACCGAGGAAGCCCATCCGCACCAAGCCCTGAACCAACCGCTGGGGCACCTCCACCGGCGTGCCGGGAGAGTCGTCCGGAGTGACGACCACCGGCACATGATCCAGGAGA comes from Salinispora tropica CNB-440 and encodes:
- a CDS encoding YbjN domain-containing protein gives rise to the protein MPWWSWRPGPADGGEPGSRSRVTVEEAVRVSPPAPRQPGDNYAGVDRPPAVDASATVAPVTLSRICAALDGLDVRYLADGDGNLLAMWERHAVLVALEGPDDEILVLRVRPHATVPPDWEDRAYRVVNEWNHTRRFCKAYIGDPSERGQLPIYAELQVPFAAGVHDALLVEMLDCGAAVATSFVDWLHDEGALL